The Petrotoga olearia DSM 13574 genome has a window encoding:
- the glgB gene encoding 1,4-alpha-glucan branching protein GlgB: protein MPILTEKEINMLVNADCHDPFIYLGLRELDEENLVIRVLQPFAKEAYLISKNTTVKLDKIHEAGLFEKKIPGSQIFEYEIKCTDYNGNTWIYKDPYSFLPVISEYDRYLFNEGNHYKIYEKLGAHPMKINGIKGVLFSTWAPNAKRVSVVGNFNNWDGRIHQMRVLGQSGIWEIFIPDVVEEDLYKFEIKTQNGDLLLKTDPYGTYFEVRPKTAAIVYDIHNKHTWNDSKWMEERKTKNWIKEPMSIYEVHLGSWEKKEENQFLNYRELADKLSEYLKENHFTHIELLPVSEHPLDISWGYQVTGYYAPTSRFGKPEDFMYFVDKMHQEGIGVIVDWVPGHFPKDGHALGRFDGTALYEHLDSRLGEHKDWGTYIFNYGRNEVKNFLLANALFWLDKYHIDGLRVDAVASMLYLDYSRQDGEWIPNKYGGRENLEAIDFIKHLNTVTYQYFPGIVTIAEESTAFPGVTTPVHAGGLGFVFKWNMGWMNDTLRYFSKDPIFRRYHQNDLTFSLVYAFSEKFILSISHDEVVHGKRSLLEKMPGDDWQKFANLRLFYSYMFAHPGKNLLFMGSEIAQRKEWNCSYSLDWDLLQYEPHKKAQQFLKDLNILYKNHPALYEIDHSYEGFEWIDFNDSDNSVISFTRKSENEDEIIVCVFNFTPVPRDNYRIGVPKKGVYQEILNTDWTQYYGSGVDNPKEVYSQDIPMHGREQSIILTLPPLGGLYFKFIIK, encoded by the coding sequence ATGCCCATACTAACAGAAAAGGAAATAAATATGCTTGTTAATGCCGACTGTCACGATCCATTCATCTATTTAGGCCTAAGAGAACTCGATGAAGAAAACTTAGTCATTAGGGTTCTTCAACCTTTTGCAAAAGAAGCATATTTAATTTCCAAAAACACCACTGTAAAACTCGATAAAATCCATGAAGCTGGACTCTTTGAAAAAAAGATCCCAGGATCTCAAATATTTGAATACGAAATAAAATGCACAGACTACAACGGCAACACCTGGATCTACAAAGATCCTTACTCTTTTTTGCCAGTCATTTCTGAATACGACAGATATCTCTTCAACGAAGGAAACCATTACAAAATATACGAAAAACTAGGTGCACACCCCATGAAAATAAACGGAATCAAAGGCGTTTTATTCTCAACGTGGGCACCAAACGCCAAAAGAGTTAGTGTGGTTGGAAATTTTAACAATTGGGATGGAAGAATTCATCAAATGAGGGTTTTAGGTCAATCTGGAATATGGGAAATTTTCATTCCCGATGTTGTTGAAGAAGACTTATACAAATTTGAAATCAAAACTCAAAATGGAGACCTATTACTAAAAACAGACCCTTATGGAACTTACTTTGAAGTAAGGCCCAAAACTGCCGCCATTGTATACGATATACATAACAAGCACACATGGAACGATTCCAAATGGATGGAAGAAAGAAAAACTAAAAATTGGATAAAAGAACCAATGTCAATCTATGAAGTTCACTTGGGGTCTTGGGAAAAAAAAGAAGAAAATCAATTTCTAAATTATAGGGAACTAGCGGATAAACTTTCAGAATACCTTAAAGAAAACCATTTTACCCACATAGAACTATTACCTGTAAGCGAACACCCCTTAGACATCTCGTGGGGATACCAGGTAACAGGTTACTATGCTCCAACAAGCAGGTTTGGAAAACCGGAAGATTTTATGTACTTTGTCGATAAAATGCATCAAGAAGGTATAGGCGTTATCGTTGATTGGGTACCTGGCCACTTTCCAAAAGATGGACATGCGCTAGGAAGGTTCGATGGCACAGCCCTTTATGAACACCTTGACAGCAGATTAGGAGAACATAAAGACTGGGGAACTTACATATTCAATTACGGAAGAAACGAAGTTAAAAACTTCCTATTGGCAAACGCTTTATTTTGGTTGGACAAATACCACATCGACGGATTAAGGGTAGACGCCGTAGCTTCGATGTTATACTTAGACTACAGCAGACAAGATGGAGAATGGATTCCCAACAAATACGGTGGAAGAGAGAATCTTGAAGCTATCGACTTCATCAAGCACCTTAACACTGTTACCTATCAATACTTTCCAGGAATCGTTACCATTGCCGAAGAATCCACAGCATTTCCCGGAGTAACCACCCCTGTTCATGCTGGAGGTTTAGGTTTTGTATTCAAATGGAACATGGGATGGATGAACGACACTTTAAGATACTTTAGTAAAGACCCAATATTTAGAAGATATCATCAAAATGATCTTACCTTCTCTTTAGTATACGCTTTTTCTGAAAAATTTATCTTATCTATTTCTCACGACGAAGTTGTTCATGGGAAAAGATCTCTTTTAGAAAAAATGCCGGGTGATGACTGGCAAAAATTCGCCAATTTAAGACTATTTTACTCTTACATGTTCGCTCATCCCGGGAAAAATTTACTCTTTATGGGAAGTGAAATAGCTCAAAGAAAAGAATGGAATTGCTCTTACAGTCTAGACTGGGACCTATTACAATACGAACCTCATAAAAAGGCACAACAATTTTTAAAAGATTTAAATATTCTTTACAAAAATCATCCCGCATTGTATGAAATCGACCACAGTTACGAAGGTTTCGAATGGATAGATTTCAACGATTCTGACAACAGTGTAATATCCTTTACAAGAAAATCAGAAAATGAAGATGAAATTATCGTTTGTGTCTTCAATTTCACACCAGTGCCAAGGGATAATTATAGGATAGGAGTACCAAAAAAAGGAGTATACCAAGAAATACTAAACACCGACTGGACACAATACTACGGAAGTGGGGTAGACAATCCAAAAGAAGTATATTCTCAAGATATACCCATGCACGGAAGAGAACAATCAATAATACTCACGCTACCACCTCTCGGTGGACTATATTTCAAATTCATAATAAAATAA
- the dprA gene encoding DNA-processing protein DprA: MNILDIITLKEIYKKSNKELLEYTETSTSPTLFKEEFEENKRKIVQSLDKIKDLGIITYWDEEYPDLLKNINDPPVILYYFGNPSLLKSKTVSIVGTRKATDYGKSICIEIAKTLSSYTIVSGMAYGVDSIAQRNAKKTIAVLGNGIDIIYPKSNESLYNKIKEEGLIISEYFPGTRATKYTFPYRNRIIAALSEKTIVVEAAKKSGSLITARYALDYGREVLAVPGDITRLNSYGTNYLIYSGATPIISLQHLKELFGITNLEGETFTENPEEMELKEKILKLINEGNNNLDSLCENLKEDVSSILSTIMQLEIDGKLSQENGTYFTIN, from the coding sequence TTGAACATATTAGATATCATAACCCTTAAAGAGATATATAAAAAATCCAACAAAGAGCTATTAGAATACACGGAAACCAGCACATCCCCCACTTTATTCAAAGAAGAATTCGAAGAAAACAAAAGAAAAATTGTTCAAAGCTTAGACAAAATAAAAGATTTAGGTATAATTACTTACTGGGACGAAGAATATCCTGATCTATTAAAAAACATCAACGACCCACCAGTAATTCTTTATTATTTTGGTAATCCATCGCTTCTAAAAAGTAAAACGGTCTCGATTGTTGGAACAAGAAAAGCCACAGATTACGGGAAATCTATATGTATTGAAATCGCCAAAACCCTGAGCAGCTACACTATAGTAAGTGGAATGGCCTATGGAGTCGACTCAATAGCCCAAAGAAACGCCAAAAAAACAATAGCTGTTCTTGGAAACGGGATAGACATAATATATCCAAAATCCAACGAATCACTCTACAACAAAATAAAAGAAGAAGGACTAATAATATCAGAATATTTTCCAGGCACTAGGGCAACAAAGTACACATTCCCGTACAGAAACCGCATAATTGCAGCTCTATCTGAAAAAACCATAGTTGTTGAAGCCGCTAAAAAAAGTGGATCATTGATAACAGCAAGGTATGCACTCGATTACGGAAGGGAAGTATTAGCCGTTCCAGGGGATATAACAAGATTAAATTCATACGGGACTAATTATCTAATCTACTCTGGTGCAACCCCCATAATCTCTTTACAACACCTTAAAGAATTATTTGGAATAACCAACTTAGAAGGGGAAACCTTCACTGAAAATCCTGAAGAAATGGAGTTAAAAGAAAAAATATTAAAACTAATAAACGAAGGAAATAATAACTTAGACTCACTATGTGAAAACTTAAAAGAAGACGTATCATCCATATTATCCACTATTATGCAGTTAGAAATAGACGGAAAACTCTCACAAGAAAACGGCACATACTTTACTATAAATTAA
- a CDS encoding tRNA1(Val) (adenine(37)-N6)-methyltransferase has product MNTTNKIHEIDKLYRSLKLTTPNKHHLPTHASVLLLATHPAKDNSTIVELGSGIGHVSLVIGKMLKNSKIIGIELQKDLCQFSLKNKEINEISNVEFVNTEVNNVKNHFETESVDYVISNPPHYFDGLKSQISDRKIARSAGDLKVLEAFIKASKYLLKNKGLGCFIIHPYVLSDVLIILDKNNLEPQHMYIAYGNKQKDAQLVSLTFRKNGGRNLLIHPPIYFSEWGGEQG; this is encoded by the coding sequence ATGAACACAACCAACAAAATCCATGAAATAGACAAGCTTTACAGATCACTAAAACTAACAACACCCAACAAACATCATCTCCCGACACATGCAAGTGTACTATTATTAGCCACTCATCCAGCTAAAGACAACTCGACCATTGTAGAACTAGGAAGTGGGATAGGGCACGTCAGTCTCGTAATTGGGAAAATGTTAAAAAACAGTAAAATCATAGGGATAGAATTACAAAAAGATTTATGTCAATTCTCTCTAAAAAACAAAGAAATAAACGAAATAAGCAACGTAGAATTTGTCAATACAGAAGTAAATAACGTCAAAAATCATTTTGAAACAGAATCTGTAGACTATGTAATTTCAAATCCTCCGCACTATTTTGATGGATTAAAAAGTCAAATCAGCGATAGAAAAATCGCCAGATCAGCTGGTGATTTAAAGGTATTAGAAGCTTTCATAAAAGCTTCAAAATATCTTTTAAAAAATAAAGGCTTAGGCTGTTTTATAATCCATCCTTACGTTCTTTCAGACGTATTAATAATCTTAGATAAAAACAATTTAGAACCTCAACACATGTATATCGCCTACGGGAATAAACAAAAGGACGCCCAACTAGTCTCTTTGACATTCAGAAAGAACGGAGGTAGAAATTTACTAATTCATCCTCCCATATACTTCTCTGAATGGGGTGGGGAGCAGGGCTAA
- the hflC gene encoding protease modulator HflC, with protein sequence MKNTTLWAVVIIIVFFGILFGTTAFYIVDQTQQAIVLRFGNIISIKTEPGIYVKTPFIDNVVKLEKRIMIYDIPVERVITSDRRTILADTYALWRIEDPQKFIETLRTVEVAMTRIDDIVYSHARDVIGNYTFPEVLSFQRVAILEDIKNRSEASLQDFGINVVDVRLKRTDLPQENTEAVYERMKSERYAMAAQLRAEGEREAQRMKAEADREASMIRSDAQKEAEIIRGTAEASALNIYSEAYSLDQDFYELQKITDIYKDSFNNSVLVLPNDSPLLKLFYEVE encoded by the coding sequence ATGAAGAATACAACACTATGGGCAGTAGTAATAATCATAGTTTTCTTTGGAATTCTCTTTGGAACAACGGCTTTCTACATCGTTGATCAAACTCAACAAGCAATAGTACTCAGATTTGGAAATATTATAAGTATAAAAACGGAACCAGGAATTTACGTAAAAACACCTTTTATAGACAACGTAGTAAAACTCGAGAAAAGAATCATGATCTATGATATACCCGTAGAAAGAGTAATAACTTCTGACAGAAGAACTATTTTAGCTGATACTTATGCACTTTGGAGGATAGAAGACCCTCAAAAGTTCATTGAAACACTCAGGACTGTAGAAGTCGCCATGACAAGAATCGACGACATTGTTTACTCACATGCAAGAGATGTTATAGGAAATTACACATTTCCTGAAGTTCTTTCATTCCAAAGGGTGGCTATTTTGGAAGATATAAAAAATCGCAGTGAAGCATCACTCCAAGATTTTGGAATAAATGTGGTTGATGTAAGACTAAAAAGAACCGATTTACCTCAAGAAAACACTGAGGCGGTATACGAAAGAATGAAAAGTGAAAGGTACGCCATGGCTGCTCAATTAAGAGCCGAAGGGGAAAGAGAAGCCCAAAGGATGAAAGCCGAAGCTGACAGAGAAGCAAGTATGATTAGATCAGATGCACAAAAAGAAGCCGAAATCATAAGAGGAACAGCTGAAGCAAGCGCCCTAAACATTTATTCAGAGGCTTATTCCTTAGATCAAGATTTCTACGAACTCCAAAAGATAACAGATATTTACAAAGATTCTTTCAACAACAGCGTCTTAGTACTTCCAAACGATTCACCTTTGCTTAAACTTTTCTATGAGGTGGAATAA